Proteins encoded within one genomic window of Granulicella pectinivorans:
- a CDS encoding UBP-type zinc finger domain-containing protein has protein sequence MALCEHLAAAHPHKPNSAGCEECIKMDSWWVHLRTCLTCGHVGCCDSSPNKHATKHFHATKHPVMTSKEPGEHWRFCFIDEQMAE, from the coding sequence ATGGCCCTCTGCGAACACCTAGCCGCCGCCCACCCCCACAAGCCCAACTCCGCCGGCTGCGAAGAATGCATCAAGATGGATTCCTGGTGGGTCCACCTCCGCACCTGCCTCACCTGCGGCCACGTAGGCTGCTGCGACTCCAGCCCCAACAAACACGCCACCAAACACTTCCACGCAACAAAGCACCCGGTCATGACCTCCAAAGAGCCCGGCGAACACTGGCGCTTCTGCTTCATCGACGAACAGATGGCCGAATAG